GGACAATCCGGCGTCGCGGATCACGTCCGCGTCGGCGATCGGGCCCAGGTCGCCGCGAAGACCGGTGTGATCCGGGATGTACCGGCGGGTGAGGTCGTGGCAGGCTTCCCAGCGGTCTCCCGGAATCGCTGGCTGCGTGCCACCGCGAAACTGTTCTCGGGACGGTGAAGGATGAACGAGCGAGCTAGGCCGATCAAAGTCGACATCCAGAAGATCCTGGAGATCTTGCCGCATCGCTATCCATTCGTGCTGGTCGATCGCGTCACCGAGATCAAGGTCAACGAGAGCATTCGCGGCCACAAGATGGTCAGCCACAACGAACCGTGGGTGCAAGGCCACTTCCCTGGCCGCCCGATCATGCCCGGGGTGCTGATCATCGAAGCCCTAGCTCAGATCGGCGGCATCTTGGCCTACGCGTCGGACCCCTTCGATCCCACTGGGAGCCTGATGTACTTCCTCGGGATCGACAACGCGAAGTTTCGCCAGACCGTTACCCCGGGGGACCGCCTCGACCTGTACGTTGAAGTGAAGCACCAC
This region of Polyangiaceae bacterium genomic DNA includes:
- the fabZ gene encoding 3-hydroxyacyl-ACP dehydratase FabZ, giving the protein MNERARPIKVDIQKILEILPHRYPFVLVDRVTEIKVNESIRGHKMVSHNEPWVQGHFPGRPIMPGVLIIEALAQIGGILAYASDPFDPTGSLMYFLGIDNAKFRQTVTPGDRLDLYVEVKHHRSNVWKLRGEATVDGTLCAQGELLASIIDRDK